One segment of Pseudomonas sp. FP2196 DNA contains the following:
- a CDS encoding twin transmembrane helix small protein encodes MLKAAIVLLLIATVISLFSGLFFLVKDDSSSNRLVIALSVRVALAAATVGLIAWGFYSGQLVSHAPW; translated from the coding sequence ATGCTCAAAGCAGCCATCGTCCTGCTGCTGATTGCCACGGTGATCAGCCTGTTCAGCGGCCTGTTTTTCCTGGTCAAGGACGACAGCAGCTCTAATCGTCTGGTCATCGCCTTGAGTGTTCGGGTGGCATTGGCCGCTGCCACCGTCGGCTTGATCGCCTGGGGCTTCTACAGCGGCCAACTGGTGTCGCACGCGCCTTGGTAG
- a CDS encoding cytochrome c oxidase subunit 3 yields MATHEHYYVPAQSKWPIIATIGMLVTVYGLAVWFNDLKAARPESHGPLVFFIGGLLLAYMLFGWFGAVIKESRAGLYSAQLDRSFRWGMSWFIFSEVMFFVAFFGALFYVRHISGPALGGEGAKGLAHMLWPNFQFTWPLLQTPDPKLFPPAKEVISPWGLPLINTILLVSSSVTITIAHHALKKGHRGALKIWLAITVLLGCAFLGFQAEEYIHAYHELGLTLGSGIYGATFFMLTGFHGAHVTIGTIILFVMLMRIMKGHFDNEHQFGFEAASWYWHFVDVVWIGLFIFVYVL; encoded by the coding sequence ATGGCAACTCATGAGCACTATTACGTTCCGGCCCAGAGCAAGTGGCCGATCATCGCCACGATCGGCATGCTCGTCACCGTGTACGGCCTGGCCGTCTGGTTCAACGATCTGAAGGCAGCGCGCCCGGAATCCCACGGCCCGTTGGTCTTCTTCATCGGCGGCCTGCTGCTGGCGTACATGCTGTTCGGCTGGTTCGGTGCGGTGATCAAGGAAAGTCGCGCCGGACTTTACAGCGCGCAGCTTGATCGTTCGTTCCGCTGGGGCATGAGCTGGTTCATCTTCTCCGAGGTGATGTTCTTCGTCGCCTTCTTCGGTGCGCTGTTTTACGTGCGGCACATCTCCGGTCCGGCGCTGGGTGGCGAAGGTGCGAAAGGCCTCGCTCACATGCTCTGGCCAAACTTCCAGTTCACCTGGCCGTTGCTGCAAACGCCGGACCCGAAACTGTTCCCGCCAGCCAAGGAAGTCATCAGCCCGTGGGGCCTGCCGCTGATCAACACGATCTTGCTGGTCAGCTCCAGCGTGACCATCACCATCGCCCACCATGCCTTGAAGAAGGGCCATCGTGGCGCGCTGAAAATCTGGCTGGCGATCACCGTACTGCTGGGCTGCGCGTTCCTCGGCTTCCAGGCTGAAGAATATATCCACGCCTACCACGAACTGGGCCTGACGCTGGGTTCGGGCATCTACGGCGCGACGTTCTTTATGCTCACCGGTTTCCACGGCGCCCACGTGACCATCGGCACGATCATTCTGTTTGTGATGCTGATGCGGATCATGAAGGGCCACTTCGACAACGAGCACCAGTTCGGTTTCGAAGCGGCGAGCTGGTATTGGCACTTCGTCGATGTGGTGTGGATCGGCTTGTTTATCTTCGTTTACGTGCTCTGA
- a CDS encoding cytochrome c oxidase assembly protein translates to MADSISLKKLVTRLLAVVVAMFVFGFALVPIYDVMCKAFGINGKTGGQYEGEQVVDTSRQVRVQFLSTNTADMPWDFYPKHDELTANPGAVNEMIFIARNPTDKPMSAQAVPSIAPSNAAAYFHKTECFCFTQQVLQPGQQIEMPVRFIVDRDMPKDVKHLTLSYTLFDITARHPPVAVSTGG, encoded by the coding sequence ATGGCTGACTCGATTTCGCTGAAGAAACTGGTCACCCGCCTGCTCGCAGTGGTGGTGGCGATGTTTGTCTTCGGCTTTGCCCTGGTGCCGATCTACGACGTGATGTGCAAAGCCTTCGGCATCAACGGCAAGACCGGCGGACAGTACGAGGGCGAGCAGGTGGTCGACACCTCGCGGCAGGTGCGTGTGCAGTTTCTGTCGACCAACACCGCCGACATGCCGTGGGACTTCTACCCCAAGCACGACGAGCTGACCGCCAACCCCGGCGCCGTCAACGAGATGATCTTCATCGCGCGCAACCCCACCGACAAACCGATGAGCGCACAAGCCGTGCCGAGCATCGCGCCAAGCAACGCGGCGGCGTATTTCCACAAGACCGAATGTTTTTGCTTTACCCAGCAGGTGCTGCAGCCCGGTCAGCAGATCGAAATGCCGGTGCGTTTCATCGTTGACCGTGACATGCCCAAGGATGTGAAGCACCTGACGCTGTCCTACACGCTGTTCGATATCACCGCCCGACATCCTCCGGTGGCTGTAAGCACTGGCGGTTAA